The DNA sequence tatttttaggtcatgctaacaaagcatagcatgacctaaaatgatcttaacatgacataaatccaaatcttataatatgacctaaaactacttaattatgaccttccgtgttttgggttaattattgaccattagatcatctaatcctagggccaagatttgggctgcatttttggatttaaacacatacttgttttgatcatctccctatctatctatctatatatatatatatatatatatatatatatatattgctatgtgattataaatatgtacATGTGTAGCGTCCGTGCAACGTGCGTGGTGTGCAAGGACCTATAAAATGATAGACACTATTAAACTTACTAATAGTTGATATTTACTCTCTTCACCTCAATTCTCATAGCAAGTGTGAATCAGACTCCAGACTCGCATCTCCTAGTGGCATATCTTGATCTCAAAGCTAAACTCGATAATCTCAAAGCAAGCACCAACTTTGATAAGACCATCCTTCACTAACGAAGCTGCAGTTTATGCGATGGAGGAGCTCGAGCTGGTGTTGTGCATCCCCAAAGATAGAGAAGAGAAGCTAAGTTGGGGTTTTTCTTGTCATTGGTACAAATTTAAGATTAGCATTATAGAGAAGAGAATTGTGATTTATGAGAGAATCAAAGACCGAGCATGGAATCAAGCTTCTTGTAAGGTGTCTTCACCGGACAAATAGGTTTGTATTTGTGTAAGATGTAGGAAAACATACTTTGATTAGTAATACATAACTCTCCTATTAGGTTCACATATCCCCGAATTAATGCaactttgatatttgtaatacatttGGAGAGTCTTTAATTTGAGCTATAATGCTATCTTAACCAACTGTATATGCTAATGCTTTTCTATATTGCtacatttttctatatatatgtacgcGTCACACGTGTAGCGTCCGTGCAGCGTGCATGCCCTGACCAATGAATTGATATTGTATATACTGGTCATTCATTGTACTACTACCATAACCCTAggtatattttttctcaattaaaaaaagtaaagatgaGAGATATATCTCACCATGTGCCTAGTTGGTGAGTTGTGGCCGCACTACATTTTAGCTGTCATTGAGTCTAACTTTGGGGCTGCATTGCACCTGCTCGGGCAGCGGATGTCCTAATGGCTTTGTCATACATACATTTCAAATGTCGAAGCTTAAAACAGAGTTCCCATTGCTTGTCGTTTGAGCGGAGCAGGTCGAGGCTTGTACCATGAAGTAGGACGGAAACATTGTTAATGAGTCCATTATATGGTTCTTTgttaattaactaataaaaatatgaggtAATATTATGTTGTGTCTTGTGTGGGATAGTTGGCTCTCATATTcttgtgaatattttattttaaataaatcccatataaataaaaataataatttaaatagaatacataataaataattgaaatgagaaatatttaaaaatacaaaaagtgGATCACATGAATATTTAAGGAAAGAAATGGGTGGGggtgtgtttttttatgtagAAATGAGACCCATAAggccataaaaaataaaggagtGTGGATAACCTCAAATCTCTTTCTTAAGTGCAGGAGGTTGCAGTTTTTGATCTCTCTCCTTAAACTATTTTGACAAATATTTGTTAgtttcactattttattaatttattcccattaataatttcaaatttaaaccCTTTTTTATTAGACAATAAACTCAAAGTAATATtcattattgaaaattgaagattaaaaaagCTTTACATTCTACTAATGTATATTTAGTACTACCtagtaattaacaaaatataaaatgtaagtTCTAAAAGGTATTATATGTCGTTTGATACAAAAGATGagatatgagaagatatgtaaaacaagataataaatacggacttcatgtcaagatatgcaaagatatgattttttttccgttgttgtttgataaaaaagaaattatctaaatttgtattgtatattaaataatatggcttaacttgacaaattggtgagatacataaacaaggttaatgttataattttgataagattAAATAGGGCCATGGTCTTATATTGggctttgagttaagcttaactatgatatcaaacaattaaaaatgtccatatataattctctatcttgatattactaacttatcaaacatgcATACTTAACCATTGACATTTGACAATTacaaaatacttataaataaCACGATCAAAGAGGAAACAGAAGTGTAATTGACTTTTAAATGTGTAAATAAAGAGATACCTTTTTCATTCTTACTCCACTTATTTggatatactagtattaaatttatgacGAAGTCATGGTTGCTCTTTGCTATTTCATGAACCAAGTCAAGTCATAATTATCTAGGTCCTCTGACATTTTAACATCGGTCAAGTTGACAATATTTCTGTTTCTTCAATTAgtgaaaacatttttatttttatggacagCAAGTAGAATTTGTTTTGATccgtttaatttgaaagattaaatttaataattaaatttacgagattGAATATCATaaccaaattcaaatatttgtaataccaattttgaattttgaattgaaaGCTGAAATTCCAATTTCACAAACTCAATTCCATGATACTGAACTGAGCTAATTAGAGTTTGTCGAAGGAATCCACTCCACGCTAGTCACAACCTTAATTGATGTAATCtctatgaaaaaattaatctcaaataaattcaatctCGAATAGCCGAACACGGTATATGTGAATATTGTAAACGCTCTCAAATGACGCCGCGTCTCAGCCATTCAAATTGTTGGCCGATTGAAAGTCAAACCTATTACtgaatccacataatcagCATGCATGACTTGGAATTGGTATTAAACTTATCTAAAAGTATTCAGCAACTTGAATTTGGCCATTCAAtttgcttaattaattaagcataCCAAGAAGAGAGCACCTTAATTCATTGGCAAGGGACTCAGAATTGAACTCTCAATTACAaggaatttatttataattgatcaaaatacttttatatttcctCTCAGAATAAAACAGACAATAGAATCTAAAGAATGgcacattaatatatataaaaaatacttttacTATTGAAGAAGAATTTCAAATAAAGCAGCCATTGAGACGGTTGACTTTTAATATGCTATGATATGAGGATTATGTCAAACCTTAATGTTCCTATAAATAGGTTACAATGCATGCTTCTCAAACAACACAATCACAAActcatattttcataatcaTAAACCATGAAAACTCCTTCAAATTCATCTCAtctatttttctctcatcTTATTCTCCTCATCTTGTCATGCTCATCAGTAGCTATTGCTGATAAGCAAGACAACTTTCTTCAATGTCTCTCCAAAACAACAAACTACTCCTCCATTTCAAATGATGTCTACACTCATGCAAACTCATCTTACACTTCCATCCTCCAATTCTCCATCCGAAACCCTAGATTTGCGTCGGAATCCACTCCTAAACCGCAAGTGATCATAACCCCAGAACACGAATCCCAGATCCCGCCAGTCGTACGCTGCGCCAGGAAAAGTGGTCTGGAAATCAGAACAAGAAGCGGCGGCCATGACATGGAGGGACTGTCTTATGTCTCCCATGTCCCGTTCGTGGTCATCGATTTGATCAATCTCAGCGAAGTTACTGTCGACGTGGATGAGAAAACGGCATGGATTGAGACCGGTGCGACGACGGGAATCGTATACTACAAGATTGCGGAAAAGAGCTCCACTTTAGGGTTTCCCGGGGCTATTTGCACTACAGTTGGTGTCGGTGGCCACTACAGTGGAGGAGGCTACGGCACAATGCTGAGAAAATACGGCCTCGCTGGAGATAACGTCATAGATGCAAGAATAATCGACGCCAATGGCAGAATCCTCGACAGAAAATCAATGGGAGAGGATCTATTCTGGGCCATCAGAGGCGGCGGAGGTGCCAGCTTTGGTGTGATCACTGCCTGGAAGGTCCAACTGGTGGATGTTCCAGAAACAGTCACTGTTTTCTCAATCACGAGGAATGTGGAAAAACAGAACGGCTCTGCGTTGTGGCATCGCTGGCAATATGTGGCTCCTCGAGCGGACAAAGATTTGTTCGTAGGAGTTATCGTATTCAGGGTGAACTCCACGGTCCAAGTTAATTTCTTCTCAGTTTTCCTTGGCGGTGCCGACAGATTAGTTTCATACATGCAAGAAATCTTTCCCGAGTTAGGGCTAGTGAGAGAAGACTGCACAGAAATGAGCTGGATCGAATCCACCTTATTTAGCAACCAAATGCCAATAACTCCACTTGATACTTTGCTCAACCGGACTCAGGCCGGTCTGAGGCAGCTCAAAGCCAAGTCGGATTATATAAGGACACCCATTCCTCTGAACGCGATTGAAGGCATGGTGACTATGTTGCGTGAACCAGAAGCAGACGAGACGACATACTACATGGTGCCGTATGGTGGAAGAATGGATGCAATATCAGAATCGGAAACTCCATTTCCTCACAGAGCCGGTGCACTCTACAAACTTGCCGGCTTGACTTACTGGCAAAACTCTGAGGCTGCGGACGCGGACAGATACATAAGCTGGAGCCGCAGGTATTATCAATACATGACTCCTTATGTCTCGAGCTCGCCCAGGGAAGCCTACTACAACTACAGAGATCTCGATATTGGAGTGAATAAACCTAATGGGAAGACAAGTTACGCACGCGCAAGCATTTGGGGGAAGTCATATTACAAGGATAATTTTGATCGTCTTGTTCGGGTGAAAACAGTTGTTGATCCAACGAATTTCTTCAAGAATGAACAGAGCATTCCGCCGTTGCAAGCCAAGTGGACTAAGAAAGGGAATTGAGATGTATTCTGCTGTAACTGCCAACTTGTTTGATATATGATGGTTGTTTGATTATTCTGTTACATTATTTTCTAACAATAATGTTTGTATTGTTATTCATGCAAGGTGTATTAATAATAAagatttattttccttataaGGGTGTACTAGTAAATGTATTGATTTgcaattaaaatgtttttttatatagtatcCTACTTATTGATATTCTTATATAGTCAACAAATTGATTCAAAACTATAAACTTATTGATCTCCATGTTTGTGATGTTATTTATGAggaaattttatgattaaattgatGAAGTTATTCTGTACTACTCTGGAATATAACATGCTTACCACCCCAAACATATGGCTAAACTGAGGTGAATTGTGACTTGAACATAAGAGCGTCAATAGCGGTCAGCGGGTACGTATAATTGTATAAGCTCGTCACGACGAGACAAGTGGGTTGTGGTGTAGTTAAAGAATGGCCAAGGAATGAGGTTGCTAATGGCATCATCAACAAGGGCCATGGTGGGTTCCATCCCATGGTATGAGATATCACGGAACGCGTTGCAGAGACATTGCACGGGACATCACTGCTCACGCCCCACCCTCTACAACCAATGACAAGCGAGTGTGATGCCCACTAGCCGAACATGCGAGTAGGAATCATTTTgcccaattttaaaattttatttgaatttatataaatagatttttaataacaaaaattggattttatttatttctatgtatattttaaaataaattaatgctTAGATTTCATAATAACCCATACTTAAAGTTGAATCCTTGAATTAGGAAAATATTATAACTTCACAATAGCTAAGTAAATTTTGCATTACTTGATGGCGCCTTTTATTGATAGTTTTTCCACTCCAACTTATTGCTCTCTATATTAATATGCTgggtataaaaataaaaatgtgttgatcaGTATAGTGAAAATTTAACTTTTGTGTATCCTAATccaattcatatatttaaaacacatactgaaaaataaacaaattaatcattaattttttaataaataatggtaACTAACACCACAGTACGTAGTGATCAATAAATAACCCTATACTAATGCATAACAATTCACAAACAATGGTTTCATTGACAGATTGATTCAATACCTCAAGCCCATGAGATGAGAGAGAGCCTCTTAATTAATGCTTTGTTGTCGACTACTGCAGCCCATAAATCCCCAACAATTGCTGATAGAGAGACAGAAAGAGAGGTTCAATTTGTGTcttgaaaaaatttatgttcaaTTTTATAGGTCTTGACACTCAAGCCGCACGGGAGAGCACGCATACATATATTTGTTAAGGAGATTTCTTGCTCTTTCtatcatactaaaaataatcGATTTCTTACTCTTTTAGTCATAACTTGCAAAAGGAAATTGCCTATGAATATATTATCTATTTCCGGCAATCATTCCCTTTTTTCATCTCCTCTCACTCTCTCATTTCTTTCCTATTTCTCTCTAGCTTGCActtaatatactagtagtattatttttttatcttggtGGAGGGAGgattttctttaaattgtcGATTGAAATTCTTGATATTTAAGGTTGTATGCGTTCAATTGTTAGACAGAAGCCATGGTGGAGACACGGCGAAGCTGTTCTGGTTCCAAGCACACACTGACTGATCCCTCACCTGAAGTAAGCTTCTGACACTTGAAATGTATGTATGACGAAGCAATAAGGACATTCTTAGTGGTCTCGTTGTCAGCTAACGCGATATAGGAGCTCGTGCTTGACAGATAAAATGTAGTGCTGCCACAAGTCACCAACTAGGCACATGGGTGAGATatatttctcatatttattgatCCAGACACATACGTCGCACGGACACTACACGTGTACATATTTATAACAATGTAGCAATATTGAAAGCTTTAGCATATAGAGTGAGTTATAATAGAATTATACCCTAAATTAAGACTCTCCAAAAGCATTAACTCAAAGAAATCAAatgtattacaaatacaaCATTTCTCTTCTCTACGCCTCGCCCATAAATCACATCTTTCTTCTCTGTGCTCCTTGTAATGCTAATCTTAAAATTGTACCAATGACAAGGAAAAACCCCAACTTAGCTTCTCTTCTCTGTCTTTGGGGATGCACTGCACCACCTCGGGCAGCGCTATGAGCATTCAACGCCACAAGCTCGAGCTCCTCCATCGCGTTAACTGCAGCTTTGCTAGTCAAGGATGGTCTTATCAAGTTGCTGCTTGCTTTGAGATTTTCGAGTTTGGCTTTGAGATTAAGATATGCCACTAGGAGATGCGAGTCTGGAGTCTGATTCACACTTGctttgagaattgagatgaagagagtaaaTATCAACTACTAGTAAGTTTATAGTGTAACTTATCATTTTATAGTTCCTTGCACGCCACGCACGTTGCACAGACGCTACACAtgtacatatttataataacatagcaatatatatatagaaaagcaGTAACATATAGAGTTAATTAAGACAGCAATAGTCGGGTCAGCACTACATTTTAGCTGTCAGTGGTTTGATGTCACAAGCTCGAGTTCCTCTATCGCGTTAACTGCAGCTTCACTTCACTGGTCAAGGATGGTCTTACAAAGTTGCTTTgaaatcaaaaattaatttttatccattttaaagaaatataatacatgttgTAGATATTTTTGTTAGGTTTCTTCACTGGGTAGTAAGTGGTCAAGTATGGCCAATACGGCAATGCAGTGCTGATCATCTGCATCATTTCCGGCTTcttttcttcctcctctttttAGGCTCTTCCTTTTTTTGCTTCTTCCTTGACTTCCTCCTTCTTAGcctctttcttcttccttctttggTTCCTCTTTCTGAGATTATGTGGGCCATGGATACAGACTCAACTGTTCCAATCACAGTTAAAATCTTTCCCCTTAGGTCGATGGAGATTTCATCCATTCCTACAAACCATCTGTAACATCTcggaatttagaaccctaattttagagccctagaattaattgttgatgacgtggaatcgagaatgcatttatttcatgtGATGATATGGTCGAGTTGAGTCAAGGGTTtgcgttgaaagtttgaaaagtcaaacttattgatttAGTGATGTGgcatatgtgattaattaatttatgggGTGAATTATtggtttaagggtgagtgagaatattagagaaaatttccataaatacttgtcacccaAATTCTTGTGATTTTCGACCCCCTTGGTTTTTAGAGggggaattctatttttttcggatttaatttaattcttgggatatttattcaaattaaatccaagacccaattattttccttttgaaagagagaaaaatcgagcccctttgtttcttggtgattttcgaaaatcacctattgtgggaaggaaggaattattttattttagttaatcccttatttgatttccttccatacctagaattaaattattctaccaaatctttccatacttcaagagatcttgccttacctTATTCTAggcaatattaaaaatccatgccttatttaaataGGCATAGGGACGCCTATTTCCATCCCAAGTtgggagaattcttatttttattttgctccgtgatattttattctactccgtaaaatataccaaaacaaaaccttggctaaataaatagcctaattttcgaaacctACATGCCTTGGAACCCTAgagtttatttttggtatttcttcttccctactctataatattgattatttaattatggagaATAACATCTTACAAAATATTCTAAAGATCTCATtagactctataaataagaaccaaaacccctaaccctagcccccacATTTTCGAAAACCCCCTCCCCTCaccctctcaaattttcttcttccacacaccaatattttgtcatcctttgagaagaatttagAGTTTGAACGCCAAGattcttgaagaaccaagtctctactttgtttctaccgattgtttttctctaaaaaggtattttgtttatgagttcttcttcttctttcttcttcttcttcttcttcttcttcttcttcttcttcttcttcttcttcttctaaccgattaatcggtcttcttgaactctcatgcatcttggttgagtgaaagagggataaaagggatgtgggaatacgttcatgtgtgtgtgtgtgtggcgtgaGAGTGTGTGTGGCGTGAGTGCGTGTGTGGCgtgcgtgcgtgtgtgtgacgtgtatgtgtgtgtgtgtgtcgtgtatgtgtgtgttgaGTAGTGTGTATTTGATGGCTAAATAATCTTGTGagataaacatgatcttgattaattagtaatgataagataaatcaatggaaaagggaaaagaagtattgagacatgcatgagtaagagtagtattgaacctaatttgtgatatgtgcctatgtgattaaaaggtgaaactttggttgcgaagccggataacggaaaagcgaaactacttgaaaactaagcagtcgaggtgggctttactctaaaaactcacttttattttatcaaaatgttgtttggtgttataagggtggtttaactgttatgccatgcctatgtttattttaatgtgatagtttattttaatgtgatattggatatgcttatacgaattcgggtctgagtatgggccgcaagccctaccaggttgtgtacacgaggggatcggaagccgtccttgctagtcggccggtctcgtgggcgaaaagtttGCCACACTTTTGTCGCACCATCGAATGttgtgattgttattttgatgagaaaatgggagattattttgactggccagtctatgaaaatatattttgtgatactcgtgatgtTTCTcttaactgcttaaaactcgagttcacttggtaagggtggcataactcataaaatgttttggcaatgagctcactgagtatttcaaaatactcggccctgcatgtgttttccttatgtgcaggttgaacgatggcgagtggtggcgggtgttgagcttgattaattaattaagatggtgGTTATGAACTTCAAGcatagttgtgtcttcatacatagctattctttctcttggtcgtcttccgctgaattttgatacactttGGAATTCGTTTTTGGAACCTTTGCATCTTGCCTTCGGTTTGAGGCCTTAGCCTTTTCTTGTGACCTTGTCTTGGATGTTATGTCGTACTCTTAAGATATTTTGATCGTCATTTATGAtacctttctttttcttttaaacttctaggttaagttgttgctttaaatactctgataattctttcaattcttttggtcaatactctttaaatgaaaccctagcctatgtttacttctttagaGTCGGtttgggtagcagccgccgcatttattgtaccctaggagggcgggctgttacagttggtatcagagcctcagtttCTTTCCGCTCTAGACCCAAGAGTCTTTGTTCAAAGTTGAGAAATTTATCCTTGTACTCTTATACTAATGAACTAAATATGGAAGGCTCAACACCGCAACTCGTCCCGTTCAACCACGAAGAAAGAGGTACAATGTATGACTATGATTTATGATTGAAACTTTATGCTCTTGAAAATTTCGGTGGAAAATGTATTTCTTTGTGAAAAGCATGCCTTAGAAATTGGATATATGGTGTGATTGTGAAGCGATGCTTCCCGAATGGTGATCTGTCAAGTATTGTATGCGAGTTTGTGAAATTGTGAAATGTGAAATGTGATTACTTGGCTGCTACGAAGCAACTCCTATGTGAAATATGAAGTAAATACTATGGATTTTGGAAAATGTGGTGAAGATATGAAACGGGAGACACTATGCAAATGTGTAATTGCTTTTGTTTAATAATGAGGCATGATGTATCACATATTGAGGTATGATTGTGAACACGTGTTGCTTGATGTTGAGATTTGTTATTACATATACAAACTGCAAGTTTAACTTGAAGGACGTACATGTTGATTACTTGGAAggcaaaattttaatgcatatttggttgaaaaatacatgattttgaaattgtgaAGGCGAAGTATGACGCATGTGTAGTTGCAATTATGTGATTGTGAAATAGATGGACATGAAATGAAGTTGGAAATGCGATTTTGGTGGATGATGCATTGATTAAGTGCTAAtctttacatatattaatatacgaTGCTTGATATGCTATGGAACATCAAATGATTTATGTGGTGAAATATGCTATTCAAATAAACTTGTTAATTGTGCAATATATGGATGAAGTTTGTGTGGTAATGGGGAACTTTTGAACTTTGTTGCGAATGTGATTACGTGAGATTTATGTTGAAATGTTGCGATGCTTAGATCTGGACTACTTGGAACCTAGCATGACTTAGTTATACGATCACAACGCTTATATCAACAGTAGAAACGCGGGATGACTAGTATAAGACTCCAAGCTATGCTTGAAATTATAGAGTGCCTAAGAAGTAGGCCAGACTGAACGTGCTAGAACTTAGTTGTAGGTTGACAACTGCAGTATCACTTTCCTGAGTGATAGAACCAACAAAAATAAGGATACTTCGAGCCTTGGTGTACCCTTACAATGGCGAGATCATACCCAAGATCTAATAAAACTATGCAGTCTTGCATGCCATGCCAAAGTGGCGACGCGACACAAATACGACGATGTTTACGACACATTAAGACCACGTGTATAATGGCAATCGAAAAGACTATGTGACACGGCAAGAAGAAGACTTTGAAGATGCGACCatcaaaaatagttattttcGACGATACGATGAATCCCGACTTGGAATCCACGGTTTCATAGAACGACGTTACCATGATCAGGCTCGGGAGAGATGTGCGAGGGAGTGCGACCTTCGTAGTTAGAATGACCGATTTTTAAATCAACAGTACTTACTTGGATCCTAAGTTCTTTTCGGGACGTTTTGAATAACCATGAACCCTTATCTATTTAAACACCTCGTTTGACTCACAATTTGCAAGTGATacccattatttcttttcctatatCGAGTCATGACTCACTTGGcgtgaaatttgtgtttgcCCTTGTAACCTTGGACCTCTTGCTTGAGTAGTATTCTTCAAATTCGTAAGAACGATATTTGGTTTTGTGAGCTTCCGTCATTGAACTTCATTCCTAAAGTTGTTTGTAGTTATGACCTTCAGTATGATCACATCTCCAGACTTGTTTTTCTTCAAAGGATGGAATATTCTTCTTGGAACTTTGGTTCACCCCTTTATTTTGTAACCATGTTTGTGGCAAGCTCTTTTTGGCAgaagtgaaattctttttagCTCGGTTTCACTACATATATTGTTTCACACTCaatgatttttctttcttcagcACC is a window from the Salvia hispanica cultivar TCC Black 2014 chromosome 1, UniMelb_Shisp_WGS_1.0, whole genome shotgun sequence genome containing:
- the LOC125224090 gene encoding berberine bridge enzyme-like 18, translating into MKTPSNSSHLFFSHLILLILSCSSVAIADKQDNFLQCLSKTTNYSSISNDVYTHANSSYTSILQFSIRNPRFASESTPKPQVIITPEHESQIPPVVRCARKSGLEIRTRSGGHDMEGLSYVSHVPFVVIDLINLSEVTVDVDEKTAWIETGATTGIVYYKIAEKSSTLGFPGAICTTVGVGGHYSGGGYGTMLRKYGLAGDNVIDARIIDANGRILDRKSMGEDLFWAIRGGGGASFGVITAWKVQLVDVPETVTVFSITRNVEKQNGSALWHRWQYVAPRADKDLFVGVIVFRVNSTVQVNFFSVFLGGADRLVSYMQEIFPELGLVREDCTEMSWIESTLFSNQMPITPLDTLLNRTQAGLRQLKAKSDYIRTPIPLNAIEGMVTMLREPEADETTYYMVPYGGRMDAISESETPFPHRAGALYKLAGLTYWQNSEAADADRYISWSRRYYQYMTPYVSSSPREAYYNYRDLDIGVNKPNGKTSYARASIWGKSYYKDNFDRLVRVKTVVDPTNFFKNEQSIPPLQAKWTKKGN